In Aspergillus luchuensis IFO 4308 DNA, chromosome 1, nearly complete sequence, the following are encoded in one genomic region:
- a CDS encoding Zn(II)2Cys6 transcription factor (COG:S;~EggNog:ENOG410PWPT;~InterPro:IPR036864,IPR021858,IPR001138;~PFAM:PF00172,PF11951;~go_function: GO:0000981 - DNA-binding transcription factor activity, RNA polymerase II-specific [Evidence IEA];~go_function: GO:0008270 - zinc ion binding [Evidence IEA];~go_process: GO:0006355 - regulation of transcription, DNA-templated [Evidence IEA]): protein MSDSQPVSRRRVKTRNGCLRCKQRRIKCDETLPVCIQCTRKGFECPGYKRPLKWSSKYEVGKSGNNSAAPKSSERVLQRTEPIHSAEPNLFESTVSDSATCSLSRQTDVHSAQNETAARSDPVFISTANSLPSNDIWTPSSLLRDDCGDSWTRTFIAQRTLSTPQDDDTALLWHYFSNVCPVNSCFDSQKNFLRVELGSLISSRPLIHYCVLSMSAAHLTTKQRNMMTITLRHRTSALSCLKAKLTKGFLIQEINNGSPLDEIAEILLGSILLGMTEGWHDPTQLGVTHLHGARSLFQKWITTVPARCPRTGNTITGIMSYWEAVASFVHNQSLDSISYLIPYSLEDEKCTIYVNPWTGICTPLFIHLAQVGILTRQRSLARQLSVGWGHVGPDMLEQARAIETALHSYKILPTDRIEDTVDSRTPIDHLQRIARVYRLVGLLQLYMTFPELHGGLSVDTSLTHSILNLASNVLTTVGVLPPTSGVYCVLTLPLIIAGSALQLPCFSTDVPASILQQDTYLFWREFVRERIKTVQEIVGLAVIGRAQKILDRVWFLADVRRAAEGPGQEWEYIQWTEVMSSEKLESIFG, encoded by the exons ATGTCGGACTCACAGCCCGTCTCACGCCGCAGGGTGAAGACTCGCA ATGGCTGTCTAAGATGCAAACAAAGG CGAATCAAATGCGATGAAACGCTTCCTGTGTGTATTCAATGCACCCGTAAAGGTTTTGAATGCCCGGGATACAAACGTCCTTTGAAGTGGTCATCCAAATATGAGGTGGGGAAAAGTGGCAATAATAGCGCAGCACCGAAGTCCTCCGAGCGGGTGCTTCAGAGGACAGAGCCCATTCATTCAGCGGAACCCAACTTGTTCGAGTCCACAGTGTCGGACAGTGCCACATGTTCCCTGTCTAGGCAGACAGATGTCCATTCCGCGCAGAACGAGACTGCTGCTAGATCAGACCCCGTATTCATCTCTACGGCAAACAGTTTGCCGTCGAACGATATCTGGACTCCTTCAAGTCTGCTGAGAGATGATTGTGGTGATTCATGGACAAGAACCTTTATAGCGCAACGGACTTTGTCTACCCCACAAGACGATGACACTGCACTTCTTTGGCATTATTTCTCTAATGTTTGTCCTGTCAACTCGTGCTTTGACTCACAAAAGAACTTCCTCCGCGTCGAATTGGGATCCCTGATAAGCTCCCGACCTCTGATTCACTACTGCGTGCTATCAATGTCCGCCGCTCATCTGACAACAAAACAAAGGAATATGATGACGATAACACTGCGGCACCGGACAAGTGCACTCTCCTGCTTGAAGGCAAAACTCACAAAGGGGTTTCTGATACAAGAAATAAACAATGGCTCACCGCTCGATGAGATTGCCGAGATATTACTTGGTAGCATACTTTTGGGCATGACAGAG GGGTGGCATGATCCAACTCAACTCGGAGTAACGCATCTCCATGGTGCACGCAGCTTGTTTCAGAAATGGATTACCACCGTCCCAGCACGCTGCCCCCGAACAGGAAACACAATCACAGGGATCATGTCTTACTGGGAAGCAGTCGCTTCTTTTGTACACAACCAGTCTCTGGACTCGATTTCCTACCTGATACCGTACAGTCTCGAGGACGAGAAGTGCACCATCTACGTCAATCCCTGGACAGGCATCTGCACACCACTTTTCATACATCTGGCCCAAGTTGGTATATTGACAAGGCAGCGATCTCTTGCCCGACAATTGTCTGTAGGGTGGGGCCATGTAGGCCCCGACATGCTCGAGCAGGCTAGAGCCATTGAAACTGCGCTCCATTCCTACAAAATCCTACCAACGGATCGCATAGAAGACACGGTTGATTCCCGGACACCTATCGACCACCTCCAACGAATTGCACGCGTCTACCGGCTTGTAGGATTACTTCAGCTCTATATGACCTTCCCCGAACTGCACGGAGGCCTTTCTGTGGATACTAGTCTAACCCACAGTATCTTGAACCTGGCCAGCAATGTGCTTACCACCGTCGGGGTGCTTCCGCCAACATCTGGAGTTTACTGTGTGCTCACGCTTCCATTAATTATCGCGGGTAGTGCTCTGCAACTTCCATGTTTCTCGACCGATGTCCCCGCATCCATACTGCAGCAGGATACCTACCTTTTCTGGAGGGAATTCGTGCGCGAGCGCATCAAGACCGTTCAGGAAATTGTAGGACTCGCTGTTATTGGCCGCGCGCAGAAGATTCTCGATAGGGTGTGGTTTCTAGCCGACGTGAGAAGGGCCGCTGAGGGGCCTGGCCAGGAATGGGAATACATCCAGTGGACCGAAGTGATGAGCTCCGAGAAGCTGGAGTCGATCTTTGGTTAA
- a CDS encoding flavin monoamine oxidase family protein (COG:H;~EggNog:ENOG410PKM6;~InterPro:IPR001613,IPR036188,IPR002937;~PFAM:PF13450,PF01593;~go_function: GO:0016491 - oxidoreductase activity [Evidence IEA];~go_process: GO:0055114 - oxidation-reduction process [Evidence IEA]) yields MSRSSEGYLWTPKQATTGLPTDAIHPSTPTLLTHYDVIVIGAGFAGLIAARDLSKKHHLSVLLLEARDRIGGRTWTAKVLGEEIEMGGTWVHWNQPHLYAELHRYGLHRNLKTSAGAFAPVNQWFKSSSSSGIVEKVSVEEYQATLERVAGRFFAIDGLDSRALMPYPHDSLREPARWKRYDYLSVGERLEKSDLDGLSVWEKELFASNVSTFGSAPVKDIGFVEALRWFALGGHTMAGVFELAGVYKLGSGGMTAFARAVLGEFTGHVCFGAVVERINHGREKVEVVMKDGRRVGAGAVVSTIPLNCLNDIQFNPPLSPLRQAAIAKGHINKGAKIHFKLRETLPGWFFTAHDGSDSNFVFAFSDHNGTRPTGPSGTWCIGFGYNGQLTDKQDSEHILQRFKRDVNPVVTVDAYATHDWLNDPYAKGAWACWGPNTASEYLEELQKPHGRVVFASADWADGWRGFVDGAIERGQAAVGEVLRVLEGREGRARL; encoded by the exons ATGTCCCGCTCCAGCGAAGGCTACCTCTGGACCCCCAAACAAGCCACCACAGGCCTACCCACCGACGCCATCCACCCCAGCacccccaccctcctcacccactACGACGTGATCGTAATCGGGGCCGGGTTCGCGGGGCTGATTGCAGCCCGCGACCTAAGCAAGAAGCACCATCTCTCCGTCCTGCTCCTGGAAGCACGGGACCGCATCGGCGGCCGAACATGGACAGCCAAGGTGCTGGGCGAAGAGATCGAAATGGGCGGGACCTGGGTCCACTGGAACCAGCCGCATCTGTATGCCGAGCTGCATCGGTACGGGTTGCACCGGAACCTGAAGACATCTGCGGGGGCGTTCGCGCCTGTTAATCAGTGGTTCAAATCGTCGTCCAGCAGTGGCATCGTGGAAAAGGTGTCTGTTGAGGAGTATCAAGCTACGCTTGAGCGGGTTGCGGGGAGATTCTTCGCCATTGATGGGCTGGATAGTCGTGCATTGATGCCGTATCCGCATGATTCGCTGAGAGAGCCGGCACGGTGGAAGAGGTATGATTATCTTAGTGTGGGGGAGCGGTTGGAAAAGTCGGATTTGGATGGGTTGTCGGTgtgggagaaggagttgTTTGCGTCCAATGTTAGTACCTTTGGGAGTGCGCCGGTGAAGGATATTGGGTTTGTGGAGGCGTTGCGGTGGTTCGCGCTGGGAGGGCATACAATGGCTGGGGTGTTTGAGTTGGCGGGGGTGTATAAGTTGGGAAGTGGGGGGATGACGGCTTTTGCGAGGGCGGTTTTGGGGGAGTTTACTGGTCATGTTTGCTTTGGGGCGGTTGTTGAGAGGATTAATCATGGTCgtgagaaggtggaggttgTTATGaaggatgggaggagggttggggCTGGGGCGGTGGTGTCGACGATTCCGCT GAATTGCCTCAATGATATTCAGTTCAACCCCCCACTATCCCCCCTCAGACAAGCCGCTATCGCAAAGGGCCATATCAACAAAGGCGCAAAGATCCACTTTAAGCTTCGCGAAACCCTACCGGGCTGGTTTTTCACTGCGCATGATGGCAGTGACTCGAACTTTGTCTTTGCGTTCTCAGATCACAATGGAACCCGACCAACAGGTCCATCCGGCACCTGGTGTATTGGGTTCGGATACAACGGTCAACTTACCGATAAGCAGGATAGTGAACATATCTTGCAGAGGTTCAAGCGTGATGTTAACCCGGTTGTTACTGTTGATGCCTATGCTACCCATGACTGGTTGAATGACCCGTATGCGAAAGGGGCTTGGGCGTGCTGGGGACCAAACACTGCGTCGGAGTACTTGGAGGAGCTTCAGAAGCCGCATGGACGGGTTGTGTTTGCGAGCGCGGATTGGGCGgatgggtggagggggtttGTGGACGGTGCGATTGAGAGGGGACAGGCTGCTGTGGGGGAGGTTttgagggtgttggaggggagggaggggagggctAGGTTGTAG
- a CDS encoding uncharacterized protein (COG:S;~EggNog:ENOG410PP8H;~InterPro:IPR014710,IPR010424,IPR011051;~PFAM:PF05899): protein MVLQVKSNTAMYNVPRYGDIPNIFFGTASFPTTIIDQTLTADIADLLGTSKSGEKNPIVGSWFRIEKGPESTPPTYSYDEVGVVIEGEINLRDEIGQTVTVRSGETFFFPRGSTITFSTDSYGLAWKCGGREMAKL from the exons atggTCCTCCAAGTGAAAAGCAATACTGCAATGTACAACGTCCCCAGATACGGAGACATACCCAACATCTTCTTCGGTACCGCCTCCTTCCCCACTACTATCATCGACCAGACATTAACAGCAGACATAGCGGACCTACTAGGAACAAGCAAAAGTGGCGAGAAGAACCCAATTGTCGGATCCTGGTTTCGTATTGAGAAAGGACCTGAATCTACGCCTCCGACATACTCGTATGACGAGGTTGGGGTGGTCATTGAGG GGGAAATCAATCTCCGTGATGAAATTGGACAGACCGTTACAGTGAGGTCAGGAGAAACATTCTTCTTTCCGAGGGGCAGTACCATCACCTTTTCTACGGATAGTTATGGGTTGGCGTGGAAGTGTGGGGGTCGTGAGATGGCGAAGCTTTGA
- the LTE1 gene encoding mitotic regulator LTE1 (COG:T;~EggNog:ENOG410QDPV;~InterPro:IPR000651,IPR036964,IPR023578,IPR008937, IPR001895;~PFAM:PF00617,PF00618;~go_function: GO:0005085 - guanyl-nucleotide exchange factor activity [Evidence IEA];~go_process: GO:0007264 - small GTPase mediated signal transduction [Evidence IEA]) yields the protein MPALIMALSSASVDRFPSEPGQPQIDTLSTSVNPGTEAKVLASADTQYATTDLRRAHTVAHGRNTKESPTIGSKTTRERLATSLLRVKDSHEILRKRSFKRLDTSQAPRDAAVGAREPNHFTVGNVGQNGKIFLRPIRNPPTKEPFPTPSIPSPSQSRQEPFPHGRGGPESDEPSRWSNSQLSELRPDLIPEESCEDGDSVHTESARSQYHGLPHHRPRKAHSFSTISEQRSESRAGRAGELRIYIDRADNRPKTANESSQRALEDSIPRYRLDLPQSSLDNETALHSSIYSRTSLSDIMRTSRLPREYWIGTLASDTYLRNPERPSFVGSVFSGAGAIELPRSSAVSENPVFYELKEPIEPAIFETLVSEMDKESVVRYASGTKDISAATPARIVAQISSASFMDYELVSDFFLTFRSYISTSTLLALLLARLRWAINRLQDDGRIIRIRTFAALRHWILNYFVDDFVPEYDLRGHFCETINSMYDDVKSRQGGGMSDLKILMDLKRCWYGKSSLYWDLPSDHDVFQSPDVAILPGDREADTLEMAGGGDLLALVRTKSGLEASPAGTQYRPNHHSRNNSSNTVKSVPISAGSDRSFQAISCSLPPKSPKRLSLSLANKAPHPVPLMPLKPTSSREAYPPSPLTSRRYPYLGHSHKRSGSFSDSVRDDRAPFSLVNPEQQGVAARQEALDLSSLIRGELYPPAESYTIMMAPPSPPLPSSAKDLASDRRSTSHGIHKPAASTSGVKTIIGSIRRALNSRHGASGSLSRAMNRPANASLPGRTSALPTNVAFGSDAYRGRKTATGVKRPTRIDTLCDEVLKQYRAAISEQTDTTGGSQSADSQNQAAIHSSVPGMPRATSQVTAGSESIVIVDGTGLGLPVMSGAIGEANAGLQQPPGFLEAEPSPATVRAPSPYAPHQRSTLATDEYSLPIFYDEPNPGPSSRASKFLRPSRFSEASRRSYSVERASTSWKRTSSSLRLRKYASFQSGVSKHRLTMGSDSIPPLPPGSLQQPLDKPSGPTLRRRPGGDLRQMRNGGGFQSRPDSGSFVSDITYRSSGADTAVTRVDEPYSRPQTSLIPPNPRFSLLTTHSSQNLRRSFEDAIAQFAQIPDDDDGGVESTLLKLEGKWHGTSAGDAEASAAGSDPYLQHYNPGEVTGEDWLRQSRGSAGPHSFANSNAVARRRQTFLGDGLTYSQVQGRIVPQRPYSDSIAESEDSYSSIPLLERGLSDESMKKPVASRPTSHMAGPSHFQPSFSSRETSDVESSHPSIDIVKETESMKRIPRGSTLPGISSGSRKHTGRLSGLSSGISIDMIDSQEAAEQRFSIDTQSMTDSSLGIPPHPLAHPPSPPMTVQNTRSVGSWTTPLNPVLFQAQPLTPDPSPRNKMAQQANARPVNTQQVSGDVLSQSEKGRRLPEPLKTAGPEHVPFVLSCESHVLAQQLTLVEMAALSEVDWRDLVDMRWSSGSPTVLSWVQFLMEDEHRGIDLVVGRFNLMVRWVLSEIVLTQDIHERARTIAKFIHTAAHARRMCNYATMLQIAIALSSTDCSRLQATWDLVPVSDKRLLKDMESLTQPIRNFHELRLEMEMANAQDGCIPFVGLYVHDLTYNAQKPARVTTQDGESLINFERYRTTAKIVKSLLRLIDASTRYRFEPVPGIIERCLWIASLSEEQVQLRSKQLE from the exons ATGCCCGCGCTCATTATGGCGTTGAGCTCAGCATCTGTCGACCGTTTCCCAAGCGAGCCAGGTCAACCGCAGATAGATACTCTCTCAACAAGCGTCAACCCCGGAACCGAGGCGAAGGTACTAGCGAGTGCGGATACCCAATATGCGACAACCGATCTACGACGCGCCCATACGGTTGCCCACGGGAGAAACACCAAGGAATCCCCAACCATTGGCTCGAAAACAACCCGGGAACGGCTGGCTACTTCTCTTCTGCGGGTCAAGGACAGCCACGAGATATTGCGGAAGCGGTCCTTTAAGCGGCTGGATACCTCTCAAGCGCCTCGTGACGCCGCTGTGGGAGCTAGAGAACCGAACCACTTTACCGTGGGGAATGTCGGCCAGAATGGAAAGATCTTTCTAAG ACCAATTCGCAATCCGCCGACTAAAGAACCCTTCCCGACGCCTTCTATTCCTTCCCCCAGCCAATCCAGACAAGAACCCTTTCCGCACGGACGCGGCGGCCCCGAGAGCGATGAGCCGTCTAGATGGTCGAACTCGCAGCTCTCTGAGTTGCGCCCAGATTTGATCCCTGAAGAGAGCTGCGAAGATGGCGACTCCGTCCACACAGAATCGGCGCGTTCCCAATATCACGGCCTACCTCACCATCGACCCCGTAAAGCGCACTCATTTTCTACTATCTCGGAACAGCGGTCAGAGTCGCGTGCGGGTCGCGCAGGGGAGCTTCGTATCTACATTGATCGAGCAGATAATCGGCCAAAAACTGCCAATGAATCATCCCAGCGTGCCCTGGAGGATTCCATCCCCCGTTATAGGTTGGACTTGCCTCAGTCCAGCCTTGACAATGAGACGGCCCTGCACAGCTCCATTTATTCAAGAACATCATTGTCGGATATTATGCGCACATCACGACTCCCGCGAGAATACTGGATTGGTACTCTAGCCTCCGACACCTATTTACGGAACCCTGAACGACCCTCCTTTGTCGGCTCGGTCTTTTCGGGCGCAGGTGCCATTGAATTGCCCCGGAGTTCCGCAGTCAGTGAGAACCCTGTTTTCTATGAGTTGAAGGAGCCGATTGAACCGGCCATATTTGAGACGCTGGTGTCGGAAATGGACAAAGAATCGGTAGTTCGCTATGCTTCAGGTACCAAAGATATCAGCGCTGCTACGCCGGCACGTATCGTCGCCCAAATATCGTCCGCGTCCTTCATGGACTATGAGCTTGTATCCGATTTCTTCCTGACATTTCGCTCTTATATCTCGACTAGCACCCTTCTCGCACTGCTTCTCGCTCGATTGCGGTGGGCGATTAACCGCCTGCAGGATGACGGCAGGATCATCCGTATCCGGACGTTTGCGGCATTGCGGCATTGGATTCTCAATTATTTTGTGGATGATTTTGTGCCCGAGTATGATCTCCGCGGTCATTTCTGTGAGACGATCAATAGCATGTACGATGATGTCAAGTCTCGACAGGGCGGTGGCATGAGTGATCTCAAGATCCTCATGGATCTCAAACGCTGCTGGTATGGGAAGTCTTCTCTCTATTGGGACTTGCCGAGTGACCACGATGTGTTTCAAAGCCCTGACGTTGCCATCCTTCCGGGTGACCGCGAAGCTGACACTCTGGAGATGGCGGGTGGCGGTGACCTGCTGGCCCTGGTGCGTACCAAGAGCGGGCTGGAAGCTAGCCCTGCGGGCACCCAGTATCGTCCGAATCATCACAGCCGAAACAATTCGTCAAATACAGTGAAGAGTGTGCCAATCTCAGCTGGAAGTGACCGGAGCTTTCAGGCAATCTCCTGTTCCTTGCCCCCCAAGTCTCCAAAGCGTctgtccttgtccttggccaACAAGGCACCCCATCCCGTACCTCTTATGCCGCTGAAGCCAACTTCCTCACGGGAAGCttatccaccttctcctcttaCTTCGCGCCGCTATCCCTATCTTGGACATTCTCACAAGCGTAGCGGCAGCTTCTCTGACTCTGTTCGAGATGACAGGGCACCCTTCTCTCTGGTCAACCCCGAGCAACAGGGTGTGGCCGCCAGACAGGAGGCGCTTGATCTCAGTAGTCTAATACGAGGAGAGCTCTATCCTCCGGCGGAGTCGTACACCATCATGATggcacctccatccccccctcttccatcgTCAGCTAAGGACCTTGCCTCAGACCGCCGAAGCACCTCTCACGGCATTCACAAACCGGCCGCTTCAACCTCTGGCGTCAAGACGATCATTGGCTCAATTCGCCGGGCATTGAATAGTCGACATGGCGCTTCTGGTAGCCTTTCACGAGCGATGAATAGACCGGCAAATGCATCTCTTCCGGGGAGGACATCGGCTCTCCCGACTAATGTCGCATTCGGATCTGATGCCTATAGAGGTAGAAAGACGGCGACTGGGGTCAAAAGGCCCACGAGAATCGATACCCTCTGTGACGAGGTTTTGAAGCAGTATCGTGCTGCGATATCTGAACAAACCGATACTACAGGAGGCTCCCAGTCTGCCGATTCACAGAACCAGGCAGCAATTCATTCTTCGGTGCCTGGAATGCCGCGAGCGACAAGTCAGGTTACTGCGGGTAGTGAgtccatcgtcatcgtagATGGAACAGGCCTGGGTCTACCTGTTATGTCTGGCGCTATTGGAGAAGCGAATGCAGGACTCCAACAGCCTCCTGGGTTCTTGGAGGCGGAGCCATCGCCTGCAACAGTCAGAGCTCCATCCCCATACGCTCCACACCAACGATCGACTTTAGCGACCGATGAATATTCTTTGCCTATCTTCTACGACGAACCCAATCCTGGCCCCTCAAGCCGAGCGTCTAAGTTCCTGCGCCCCTCTAGATTTTCGGAAGCCTCGCGCAGGTCATACTCCGTTGAGCGGGCTTCGACTTCGTGGAAAAGAACATCGTCTTCGTTGCGTTTACGGAAGTACGCGTCCTTCCAAAGTGGAGTCTCGAAGCACCGCCTCACCATGGGAAGTGACTCCATCCCCCCTCTACCCCCTGGAAGCTTGCAGCAACCCTTGGATAAACCCTCTGGACCGACACTACGTAGGCGTCCCGGTGGAGACTTGCGTCAAATGCGAAACGGCGGCGGCTTCCAATCCAGACCCGATTCAGGGTCCTTTGTCTCTGATATCACATATCGTAGTTCTGGTGCTGACACGGCTGTTACTCGGGTTGATGAGCCGTATTCGCGACCCCAAACGAGTCTCATCCCTCCGAACCCTCGGTTTTCGTTATTGACAACACACTCGTCACAGAACCTGCGGCGTTCCTTTGAGGATGCTATTGCACAGTTCGCACAGATCccagatgacgatgatgggggTGTCGAGTCAACACTATTGAAGCTCGAAGGGAAATGGCATGGGACGTCTGCTGGGGATGCCgaggcttctgctgctgggtcAGATCCATACCTACAGCACTACAATCCAGGTGAGGTCACTGGGGAAGATTGGCTCCGTCAGAGCCGTGGGAGCGCAGGACCCCACAGCTTTGCGAACTCGAATGCGGTGGCTAGGAGGCGCCAAACCTTCCTTGGTGATGGTCTGACATACTCGCAAGTTCAGGGACGCATTGTTCCTCAACGACCATATTCTGACTCGATCGCGGAGTCCGAAGACTCCTACAGCTCTATACCTCTCCTAGAACGGGGATTGAGTGATGAGTCAATGAAGAAGCCCGTCGCTAGCCGCCCGACGTCTCATATGGCCGGGCCTTCCCACTTTCAACCCAGTTTCTCCAGCCGTGAGACATCGGATGTGGAGTCCTCTCACCCCTCTATTGACATTGTAAAGGAGACCGAGAGTATGAAGCGCATTCCGCGAGGTTCAACACTTCCGGGCATTTCCTCTGGGTCGAGAAAGCATACAGGGCGTCTTTCTGGGTTGTCATCTGGGATTTCAATTGATATGATTGATTCGCAAGAAGCTGCAGAGCAACGTTTCTCCATAGATACGCAAAGCATGACCGATTCATCTCTCGGTATTCCGCCTCATCCGCTCGctcatccaccctcccctccgatGACGGTCCAAAATACCCGATCCGTGGGTTCTTGGACTACACCGTTGAACCCGGTGCTGTTCCAGGCCCAACCATTAACACCAGATCCTTCTCCCAGAAACAAAATGGCACAGCAAGCGAATGCTCGACCCGTCAACACGCAGCAGGTTTCAGGAGATGTTCTTTCCCAGTCAGAAAAGGGTCGCCGACTCCCGGAACCATTGAAGACAGCGGGCCCTGAGCATGTGCCATTTGTTCTATCGTGCGAATCGCATGTCCTTGCCCAGCAACTGAcgttggtggagatggctgCCTTGAGTGAAGTTGACTGGAGGGATCTGGTGGACATGCGATGGAGCAGTGGGTCACCCACCGTGTTGAGTTGGGTGCAATTCCTCATGGAAGACGAGCACAGGGGCATTGACCTTGTTGTGGGACGATTCAACTTGATGGTTAGATGGGTGCTCTCAGAAATTGTTCTCACGCAAGATATTCACGAACGAGCGCGAACGATTGCCAAATTCATCCACACGGCAGCACATGCCAGAAGAATGTGCAACTATGCCACAATGCTCCAGATTGCCATTGCTCTCTCGTCGACCGACTGCTCTCGCCTTCAGGCTACCTGGGACCTGGTACCCGTTTCCGACAAGCGTCTGCTCAAGGATATGGAATCGCTAACGCAGCCCATTCGCAATTTCCATGAGCTTCGTCTCGAGATGGAAATGGCCAATGCGCAAGATGGTTGCATTCCATTTGTTG GCCTGTATGTCCACGACTTGACGTATAATGCGCAGAAGCCAGCACGAGTCACAACACAGGATGGAGAGTCCCTGATCAACTTTGAGCGCTACCGCACCACCGCGAAGATTGTTAAGAGCCTCCTCCGACTGATTGATGCCAGCACGAGGTATCGATTCGAGCCTGTGCCGGGTATCATTGAACGTTGTCTTTGGATCGCATCACTTTCGGAGGAGCAAGTCCAACTGCGCAGTAAGCAGTTGGAGTAA